One genomic region from Actinocatenispora thailandica encodes:
- a CDS encoding carbohydrate ABC transporter permease, protein MASRIVRNVLVVLVSVLWLVPTWLVVVNAFTPAEQYTGSPRWWFASGDILGNIQTAFSTAGVGRGMVNTLIYAALGAAIAVLISALAGFAVTVMPVKRPAIWFWGIYIGTVLPLQTFLSPLFTGYAKTGLYDTQYGMLLIYVAMTIPFAFFVNRNFLMTVPREIAEAAQLDGANWLRMFVRVHLPLARSALLATFVFQFTWIWNDLLFGITLSLSPNVRPVTATLADLSGSYGTAGPPVILAGALVASIPTVLLFFVFQRFFVNSLRLTS, encoded by the coding sequence ATGGCATCACGCATCGTGCGCAACGTGTTGGTCGTGCTGGTCTCGGTGCTGTGGCTGGTACCGACCTGGCTGGTGGTGGTCAACGCCTTCACCCCCGCCGAGCAGTACACCGGCTCGCCGCGCTGGTGGTTCGCCTCGGGCGACATCCTGGGCAACATCCAGACCGCCTTCAGCACCGCCGGAGTCGGTCGGGGCATGGTCAACACGCTGATCTACGCGGCGCTCGGCGCGGCGATCGCGGTACTGATCTCGGCCCTCGCCGGCTTCGCGGTGACGGTGATGCCGGTCAAGCGGCCCGCGATCTGGTTCTGGGGCATCTACATCGGCACGGTCCTGCCGCTGCAGACCTTCCTGTCCCCGCTGTTCACCGGCTACGCGAAGACCGGCCTGTACGACACCCAGTACGGCATGTTGCTCATCTACGTGGCGATGACGATCCCGTTCGCGTTCTTCGTCAACCGCAACTTCCTGATGACGGTGCCGCGCGAGATCGCCGAGGCGGCGCAGTTGGACGGGGCGAACTGGCTGCGGATGTTCGTCCGGGTGCACCTGCCGCTGGCGCGCAGCGCGCTGCTCGCCACGTTCGTCTTCCAGTTCACCTGGATCTGGAACGACCTGCTGTTCGGCATCACGCTGTCGCTGAGCCCCAACGTGCGGCCGGTGACGGCCACCCTCGCCGACCTGTCCGGCAGCTACGGGACGGCGGGCCCGCCGGTCATCCTGGCCGGTGCGCTGGTCGCGTCGATCCCGACCGTACTGCTGTTCTTCGTCTTCCAGCGCTTCTTCGTCAACAGCCTGCGGCTGACGTCCTGA